The following are encoded together in the Pseudomonas maumuensis genome:
- a CDS encoding PsiF family protein, which produces MKLLHVPLLVLGLLIAGQGFAATAQQEKMKTCNADATAKALKGDERKAFMSTCLKKDVPQTQQEKMKTCNADATTKALKGDERKTFMSDCLKKK; this is translated from the coding sequence ATGAAGCTGCTGCACGTACCCCTGCTGGTGTTGGGCCTGTTGATCGCCGGGCAAGGATTCGCCGCCACCGCGCAACAGGAAAAGATGAAGACCTGCAACGCCGACGCCACCGCCAAGGCGCTCAAGGGCGACGAACGCAAGGCGTTCATGAGCACCTGCCTGAAGAAGGATGTGCCGCAGACCCAGCAGGAGAAGATGAAGACCTGTAACGCCGACGCCACCACCAAGGCGCTCAAGGGCGATGAACGCAAGACCTTCATGAG
- a CDS encoding AraC family transcriptional regulator: MARKYLDIPRFDQLPAPVYFRYDEFGADTHSAPHRHPWGQLNYASHGLMHLDVEGQRFISPPHYAVWVPPDTEHGCYNPQAIVYRSVYLDRSLCAGLPAQPCSLVISDILKAILGDFARRDLRIAQDERDQRLAQVLLDQLHLAQTQTCYLPFARSDSLRQVLAALQAEPGDNRPLAQWAGQVHVSERTLARQFLRELGMSFGEWRLRLRFLRAIEALEAGTAIQAIAFDLGYSSASAFIAMFQRQANCTPEQYRRRARTEM, encoded by the coding sequence ATGGCCCGCAAGTACCTCGACATTCCGCGCTTCGACCAGCTCCCGGCACCGGTGTACTTTCGCTACGACGAGTTCGGCGCCGACACCCACAGCGCGCCGCACCGTCATCCCTGGGGCCAGCTCAACTACGCATCCCATGGCCTGATGCACCTGGACGTCGAAGGCCAGCGTTTCATCTCGCCGCCGCACTACGCCGTGTGGGTGCCGCCGGATACCGAGCACGGCTGCTACAACCCCCAGGCCATCGTCTACCGTTCGGTCTACCTTGACCGCAGCCTGTGCGCCGGGCTGCCGGCGCAACCCTGCAGCCTGGTGATCAGCGACATCCTCAAGGCGATCCTCGGCGACTTCGCCCGCCGCGACCTGCGCATCGCCCAGGACGAGCGCGACCAGCGCCTGGCGCAGGTGCTGCTCGACCAGTTGCACCTGGCGCAGACCCAGACCTGCTACTTGCCGTTCGCCCGCAGCGACAGCTTGCGCCAGGTACTCGCAGCGTTGCAGGCCGAACCCGGCGACAACCGCCCGCTGGCGCAGTGGGCCGGGCAGGTGCATGTCAGCGAACGCACCCTGGCCCGGCAGTTTCTCCGTGAGCTGGGTATGAGCTTCGGCGAATGGCGCTTGCGCCTGCGCTTTCTACGCGCCATCGAGGCGCTCGAGGCGGGCACCGCGATCCAGGCCATCGCCTTCGACCTCGGCTACAGCAGCGCCTCGGCCTTCATCGCCATGTTCCAGCGCCAGGCCAATTGCACCCCGGAGCAGTACCGGCGGCGGGCGCGGACAGAGATGTAA
- a CDS encoding DMT family transporter: MNYLFPLIAILIWAGNTVVTKMSAGAIFPAEIGFYRWLLAGLLFTPFLLPQVWRNRAAIRPHLGKVFVLGVLGMAIYQSLAYFAASITSATNMGIILSLMPLMSLALSIAWLGQRLSYGALLGAIVSFFGVLEVVSAGQPGTLLHQGLNSGDLMMLVATLAYALYSFLLKKWQLRLPPLQLLYLQVLVAILVLLPLFVLSPKTGLNGHNFGLVLYAGLLASMVAPRVWMQAVHRLGPSRTTLFFNLLPVVTAVIAAVVLDEQLASYHLVGGLLTLVGVLLAERWTTPVRRTVTTPRP; encoded by the coding sequence ATGAACTACCTCTTCCCCCTCATCGCCATCCTCATCTGGGCCGGCAACACCGTGGTCACCAAGATGTCCGCGGGGGCGATCTTCCCGGCCGAGATCGGCTTCTACCGCTGGCTGCTGGCCGGCCTGCTGTTCACGCCCTTCCTGCTGCCCCAGGTCTGGCGCAACCGCGCGGCGATCCGCCCGCACCTGGGCAAGGTGTTCGTGCTGGGCGTGCTGGGCATGGCCATCTACCAGAGCCTGGCGTACTTCGCCGCCAGCATCACCAGCGCCACCAACATGGGCATCATCCTCTCGCTGATGCCGCTGATGTCACTGGCCCTGTCCATCGCCTGGCTGGGCCAGCGCCTGAGCTACGGCGCGCTGCTGGGCGCGATCGTGTCGTTCTTCGGCGTGCTGGAAGTCGTCTCGGCCGGGCAGCCTGGCACGCTGCTGCACCAGGGTCTGAACAGCGGCGACCTGATGATGCTGGTGGCCACCCTCGCCTATGCGCTGTACAGCTTCCTGCTGAAGAAATGGCAGCTGCGCCTGCCACCGCTGCAGTTGCTCTACCTGCAGGTGCTGGTGGCGATCCTGGTGCTGCTGCCGCTGTTCGTGCTGTCACCGAAGACCGGGCTGAACGGCCACAACTTCGGCCTGGTGCTGTATGCCGGCCTGCTGGCCTCGATGGTGGCGCCACGGGTGTGGATGCAGGCCGTGCATCGCCTGGGCCCGAGCCGCACCACGCTGTTCTTCAACCTGCTGCCGGTGGTCACGGCGGTGATCGCCGCCGTGGTGCTGGACGAGCAACTGGCCAGTTATCACCTGGTCGGCGGCTTGCTGACACTGGTCGGCGTGCTGCTGGCCGAGCGCTGGACAACGCCTGTACGTCGCACGGTCACAACCCCGCGGCCTTGA
- a CDS encoding lipase family alpha/beta hydrolase, with the protein MSQEQATRYPLVLVPGMLGFVRALLYPYWFGIVPALRRGGAQVYPVQVSPLHSSEVRGEQLLIIIEEICRRTGAEKVNLIGHSQGALSARYAAAKRPDRVASVTSVAGPNHGSELADHLERTAPGDSAKGRILKAVLHGFAVLLGWLETGWRRDPLPIDVHASHQSLTSAGVALFNQAYPQGLPEVWGGEGPAEVNGVRYYSWSGTLQPGRTDQGLNRFDGSNRFCRLFARSFVREKGHCDGMVGRFSSHLGQVIGDDYPLDHLDIVNQSLGAVGKGAEPVRLFTEHAARLKAAGL; encoded by the coding sequence ATGAGTCAGGAACAGGCCACGCGTTATCCACTGGTGCTGGTGCCGGGCATGCTCGGTTTCGTGCGGGCGCTGCTGTATCCCTACTGGTTCGGCATTGTCCCGGCGTTGCGCCGGGGCGGCGCGCAGGTGTATCCGGTGCAGGTGTCGCCGCTGCATTCCAGCGAGGTGCGCGGCGAGCAGTTGTTGATCATCATCGAGGAGATCTGCCGGCGAACGGGGGCCGAGAAGGTCAACCTGATCGGCCACAGCCAGGGCGCGCTCAGTGCCCGCTACGCGGCGGCGAAGCGGCCGGACCGGGTGGCCTCGGTGACCTCGGTGGCCGGCCCCAACCATGGCTCGGAGCTGGCCGACCACCTTGAGCGCACGGCGCCGGGCGACTCCGCCAAGGGGCGCATCCTCAAGGCCGTGCTGCATGGTTTCGCCGTGCTGCTGGGCTGGCTGGAGACCGGCTGGCGCCGGGATCCGCTGCCGATCGACGTGCATGCCTCGCACCAGTCGCTGACCAGCGCCGGGGTGGCGCTGTTCAACCAGGCTTATCCACAGGGGCTGCCCGAGGTCTGGGGCGGCGAGGGGCCGGCCGAGGTGAATGGCGTGCGTTACTACTCCTGGTCGGGCACCTTGCAGCCGGGGCGCACCGACCAGGGGCTGAACCGCTTCGACGGCAGCAATCGCTTCTGCCGTCTGTTCGCCCGTAGCTTCGTGCGCGAGAAGGGCCACTGCGACGGCATGGTCGGGCGTTTCAGCTCGCACCTGGGCCAGGTGATCGGCGACGACTATCCGCTCGACCACCTGGACATCGTCAACCAGTCCCTCGGCGCGGTGGGCAAGGGCGCCGAGCCGGTGCGGCTGTTCACCGAACACGCCGCGCGGCTCAAGGCCGCGGGGTTGTGA
- the osmE gene encoding osmotically-inducible lipoprotein OsmE, with amino-acid sequence MYKQTLAILLASATLAACGSRPENPVDYVTYRDEPLVKQVEHGMTMQKVIAIGGSPSNVSDLPHGGTCNDYILNRDGQQQPYYVRFDATGHVDAKGFKTCKQRQEDSDAVHGA; translated from the coding sequence ATGTACAAGCAGACCCTGGCCATCCTTCTGGCAAGCGCCACCCTCGCCGCCTGCGGCAGCCGCCCGGAAAACCCGGTGGACTACGTCACCTACCGCGACGAGCCGCTGGTCAAGCAGGTGGAGCACGGCATGACCATGCAGAAGGTCATCGCCATCGGCGGCAGCCCGTCGAATGTCAGCGACCTGCCCCACGGCGGCACCTGCAACGACTACATCCTCAACCGCGATGGCCAGCAGCAGCCGTACTACGTGCGCTTCGACGCCACCGGCCATGTCGACGCCAAGGGCTTCAAGACCTGCAAGCAACGCCAGGAAGACAGCGACGCCGTCCACGGCGCATGA
- a CDS encoding ferritin-like domain-containing protein, translated as MTTLILSEMNMSAELTDVKTLRERARQHVEQGAVTEGYHADREKILRLLNESLATELVCVLRYKRHYFMASGIKASVAAAEFLEHATQEAEHADKLAERIVQLGGEPDFNPDNLTKNSHAQYVAGSSLKEMVLEDLVAERIAIDSYREIIQYIGDKDPTTRRIFEDILAQEEEHADDMSDLLQGL; from the coding sequence ATGACCACCCTGATCCTTTCGGAGATGAACATGAGCGCTGAACTGACCGATGTGAAAACCCTGCGCGAACGTGCCCGCCAGCATGTCGAGCAAGGCGCGGTGACCGAGGGTTACCACGCCGATCGCGAAAAGATCCTGCGCCTGCTCAACGAGTCGCTGGCCACCGAACTGGTCTGCGTGCTGCGCTACAAGCGTCACTACTTCATGGCCAGCGGCATCAAGGCCAGCGTTGCCGCCGCGGAGTTCCTCGAGCACGCCACCCAGGAAGCCGAGCATGCCGACAAGCTGGCCGAGCGCATCGTGCAACTGGGCGGCGAGCCGGACTTCAACCCCGACAACCTGACCAAGAACTCCCATGCCCAGTACGTGGCAGGCAGTTCATTGAAGGAGATGGTGCTGGAGGACTTGGTGGCCGAGCGGATCGCCATCGACAGCTACCGCGAGATCATCCAGTACATCGGCGACAAAGACCCGACCACCCGACGCATCTTCGAGGACATCCTGGCCCAGGAAGAAGAGCACGCCGACGACATGTCGGATCTGCTCCAAGGGCTTTGA
- a CDS encoding epoxide hydrolase family protein produces the protein MSITPNSPVLEPFRVEVPQAALDDLRQRLSAIRWADRELVDDWSQGVPLQAARELIEHWLERYDWRRFESRINRFEQFRTRIDGVAIHFIHARSPHAGALPILLTHGWPGSVVEFLDVIERLTDPVRFGGRAEDAFDVVVPSIPGYGFSDKPTDLGWNPQRIARAWTVLMNERLGYRRWVAQGGDWGSAITHALASQRPEGLLAAHVNLLLVVPEQAPEQPSEDERQALRDVDFYLDQMSGYADQMNTRPQTIGYALNDSPLALAMWMYEKFWEWTDNRGRPEDALSRDQMLDDISLYWFTGTGASSARLYWEGVGSTIRDRSFFSAVRASDQPIGLPMAASVFPAETFRPPRAWAEAAYEKLFYWNEVEKGGHFAAFEQPQLFAEELWRAFAPIR, from the coding sequence ATGTCCATTACCCCCAATAGTCCTGTGCTTGAACCCTTCCGTGTCGAGGTGCCACAGGCCGCCCTCGACGATCTTCGGCAACGGCTGTCGGCCATCCGCTGGGCGGACCGGGAGCTGGTCGACGACTGGTCCCAGGGTGTACCGCTGCAGGCTGCCCGGGAACTGATCGAACATTGGCTTGAGCGCTACGATTGGCGGCGCTTCGAATCGCGCATCAATCGCTTCGAACAATTCCGCACCCGCATCGATGGCGTGGCCATCCATTTCATTCATGCCCGCTCGCCCCACGCGGGTGCCTTGCCGATCCTGCTGACCCATGGCTGGCCAGGCTCGGTGGTGGAGTTCCTCGACGTGATCGAGCGTCTGACCGACCCTGTGCGTTTCGGTGGCCGAGCAGAGGACGCATTCGATGTAGTGGTGCCCTCTATTCCCGGCTACGGTTTTTCCGATAAACCCACCGACCTGGGCTGGAACCCGCAACGCATCGCCCGAGCCTGGACGGTGCTGATGAACGAGCGGCTGGGTTATCGTCGCTGGGTCGCGCAAGGGGGCGATTGGGGCTCGGCGATTACCCACGCCTTGGCCAGCCAGCGCCCGGAAGGCTTGCTCGCGGCCCATGTCAATCTGCTGCTGGTGGTGCCGGAGCAGGCCCCCGAACAGCCCAGCGAGGACGAACGTCAGGCGCTGCGCGATGTGGATTTCTACCTGGACCAGATGTCCGGCTACGCCGACCAGATGAACACCCGCCCGCAGACCATCGGCTATGCGCTGAACGATTCGCCCCTGGCGCTGGCCATGTGGATGTACGAGAAGTTCTGGGAATGGACCGATAATCGCGGGCGCCCAGAGGACGCGCTGAGCCGTGACCAGATGCTCGACGATATCTCGCTGTATTGGTTCACCGGCACCGGCGCTTCCAGTGCCCGTTTGTACTGGGAAGGTGTCGGCAGCACGATTCGTGATCGCAGCTTCTTCTCGGCGGTGCGCGCTTCGGATCAGCCCATTGGCTTGCCCATGGCTGCCAGCGTGTTTCCCGCAGAGACGTTCCGGCCACCGCGGGCGTGGGCCGAGGCGGCCTACGAGAAGCTGTTCTACTGGAACGAAGTGGAAAAGGGCGGGCACTTTGCCGCGTTCGAGCAACCGCAGCTGTTCGCCGAGGAACTGTGGCGGGCGTTCGCCCCGATACGTTGA
- a CDS encoding TetR/AcrR family transcriptional regulator — MTRKISFDYDQALATATDLFWQSGYAATGLRHLLKAMDIGEGSFYNTLGSKKQLYLACLERYEHEVVDERIQVLLAAPSAAAGIRGFFDRVLARLDDPATPSRMCMLAAMQSAEVLADAELRERAERGLTDLQALIRERLREDIERGLLPGTLDADASASLIVTYLQGLWRTALVTFERSAAQRQIDVLLTALGL, encoded by the coding sequence ATGACACGAAAGATCTCATTCGATTACGATCAGGCGCTGGCCACCGCCACCGACCTGTTCTGGCAGAGCGGCTACGCCGCCACGGGCCTGCGCCATTTGCTCAAAGCCATGGATATTGGCGAGGGCTCGTTCTACAACACCCTGGGCAGCAAGAAGCAGCTGTACCTGGCCTGTCTCGAGCGCTATGAGCACGAAGTGGTGGATGAGCGGATCCAGGTGCTGCTTGCCGCCCCCAGTGCTGCCGCAGGTATTCGTGGGTTCTTCGACCGCGTGCTGGCGCGCCTGGACGACCCGGCAACCCCTTCAAGGATGTGCATGCTGGCGGCAATGCAGAGTGCCGAGGTCCTGGCCGATGCCGAGTTGCGCGAGCGCGCCGAACGAGGGCTGACGGACCTGCAGGCATTGATCCGCGAACGGCTGCGCGAGGATATCGAGCGCGGCCTGTTGCCTGGCACCTTGGACGCCGATGCCAGCGCCTCGCTGATCGTCACTTATCTACAGGGGCTTTGGCGCACCGCCTTGGTCACGTTCGAGCGGTCGGCAGCGCAACGGCAGATCGATGTGTTGCTGACCGCGCTGGGGCTCTAG